A window of Pullulanibacillus sp. KACC 23026 genomic DNA:
ACACTAAATTTCAAAAGGAGGGAATGACGAATGGCTAAAAGTAAGAACAAAACGAATTATACGCCCGATCAACTTGGGCAATTATCAGGCGAATATAAGGACTCCGATAACACGATGTCTATTGAAACGAGCGGAACGAAGCAGGTGAACAAGGGAGAAGGCGATGGCATTTCAACAAAGCGCCCTCAATGACAATGTGGGAAATGAAACCTGGAAAAATAGCGTATTGTCGTTATAACTTGTCCTGAAAATTCTAAGTTTGGGAGTCAATAACGAATCCTTGTTACACTTAACATAAATAGGCGTAACCACGATTCGCAATCGACCTCCAAAGCTCCATGGGCAGACCAACACCTTTTAAGCTTAATTTACGAAAGTTTGTTAAGAAACTCGGATCGATCACTTTATCTTCGGGGGCCATATCGAGGAAGTATTTGAATGACATAGCGTATTGTGAACGTTCCACACTATCGACATCTGATAAATGATGTATGGATTTAAGCAACAAATATTTAAACATAAGAATGGGATGGATGGCATCACGACCATTATCATGACACTACTTATCTTTCAGTTTATTACAGACAAAAGAAATCTCAATCAAATCGTTAATTTGGCGAAGAAGGTTATCCTTAGGAACAGCTATATCATAGATGGCCATAAATTCACTTAACGGCATTGATTGTTGTTGACGTATCATCCTAAGCACCCACTTAAACTTAATACCTAAAATATACAAGAAAAAAGGCATAATTCCCCCAAAATAGAGGGAGTATGCCTTTTATATATTAAAATTTTGGTAAAAAACATTAATCTGCGCTCCGTTGATTGGAGTGGAAGTCACGAGACTCCTGCGGGAACAACACGTGTCCGAAGACCCCGCACCGAGCGCTTTTTGTGAGGGAGGAGGCTGAGGCCGTGCCCGCGGAAAGCGAGTGCCTGTAACGGAAATCAACAGCCCAATTTACTGCGCGCTGTTATAAGGAGACTTTTTCAGTGGCTTCAGGCAGATAAGCCAATGTAGCTTTTTTCTATAGAGATTAAAATACAAGTGGTGCCACACATAGTGTAAAGAGAGCGGCTAAGATCATAGAAATACTGGAAATTGTACCGGTGACGGGGCTCAGTTCAAATGCTTTAGAGGTTCCTGCACCGTGCGCGGCTGTTCCAAAAAGGACGCCGCGGGCAATCTCGTTATCAATACGGAGCCAGCGAATAATGTAGGGTCCGATGATACTTCCGAGTATTCCTGTCATGATCACCACTACCGCCGTTATGGTTGGAACACCGCCGATATATTCAGAGATATTCATGGCAATAGGTGTGGTTACAGAACGAGGAATAACGCTGTCTGAGACCGCTGAACTTAAATGTAGCCATTTTGAAAACATTAAGGAAGAAACCATTGCAACCCCAGAACCAAAAGCTACGCCAATCAAAATTTCGATAATATGTTTTTTTAAGATGTCAAAGTTTTTATAAAGCGGCACCGCAAACGCAATCGTCGCAGGCTGCAATAGATAAGTCAACCACTTACCTCCAGCGTTGTATTCTTGAAAAGGCAAATGAGTGAATAAGATCAAAGCAATGAGAATAATTGGTGTAATGAGTAATGGCGTCAAATAAATTTTAGCTTTGTGTTGATAGAGTTTCTTGGCCCCATAGTAAATACCGATTGTACCAAGCAAACTTAGAATTCCAAGAATCATGATAGTGACTTGCGCTCCTTTCGACTTGCAATAATAGAGACGACGAGTCCTGCCCCAGCCATAACAAGCCCCGTGCTTACGATCACTAAGGCAATGACTTGTAACCCGCTATGAATGAGCAGTTGTTTATAGTTCACAACACCAACTGCAGAGGGTATAAAGAATAGCAATAATTCAGCGAGCAGGAAGCTTGCCCCCGACTCTATCCATTTAAGGGGTAAAATTTTTGTTTTCAATAGAATAAAGAGAACGATAATACCAAGAATAGATCCGGGAATAGGTAAGTGCAAAAGATGTGTAACAGTATTCATAAGAATTGTAATTATAATTAAAAAAGCGATCTGAAGGACCGTCTTCAACCATTTCATTAATTGTTCACCTCTCAACTATTGTATGTTATGTTAGATCATAGGTAAAATGAATTATAAGCATATTATATATTCCAATTATCTATAGTTAGCGAGATGATCAAAATGGACATTCGGCATTTAATCTATTTTTTAGAAGTAGCGCATCGTGAAAGCTTTACTAAAGCGGCTAATCACTTATTTGTTACACAACCGACGATAAGTAAGATGGTCAAAAATTTGGAAGACGAGTTTGGCGTTGAGCTATTTGATCGGACGGGCAAGCGTGTTCAACTGACAGACGCGGGTCACATTATATTGAAGCATGCGGAAAAGATTATCCATTCATTTCAAAATATGACCCATGCTTTAGATGATTTAAGAGATCTAAAAACGGGATCCGTTCGAATTGGACTCCCTCCAATGATCGGCTCCCGATTCTTCCCAAAAATTATCGGCGGGTTTCGTGAGCAGTTTCCCGGAATTACAATCCAGTTGGTGGAGAACGGGGCAAAAAAAGTAGAGGAGGAGGTGGGAAGAGGTCTGCTAGATATTGGGGTGATATTACTTCCGACTGATGAGGAATTGTTTAACACGTATTCTTTTGTTAAAGAAGAACTGCGCCTCATTGTTCATCCGAGCCATCCGTTAAGCGGTAGAAAGGTGGTCAAGCTAAGTGAATTGAAAGAAGACCCCTTTATACTATTTCGTGAGGATTTTGCCTTACATGATCGAATTATTAATGCTTGCCTAAGCGTGGGTTTTCAGCCTGTCATTGCATCGGAAAGCTCACAATGGGATTTAATCAGTGAAATGGTAGCGGCCAATCTCGGGATTGCGCTTTTACCGGAAACGATATGTGCAGGTCTGGATCCGTTAAGGGTGAAGAGTATGCGTTTAATCGATCCTATTATCCTTTGGCAATTAGCGATCGTTTGGAGAAAGGATCATTACCTTCCTTTTGCCGCCCGAGAGTGGATTCGTTATAACAAAACGATTTTAAAGGAGGTTTAAAGAGAAGGGAGGTTTGGATGAGCCTGAATAACAAAAAAAGCCGCTCCATAAGTCATTTTGTAGTGACTTGGAGTGGCTTTTCTATAAATAATTGGTTTATGCAAGGCGCATTTTGAAATCTTGATAGCCAAATTGCTGGACAACTTTACAATCGCCATCTTTATCTTGAATAGCAATCGCAGGTAATGGCATACCATTAAATGTCGTATTTTTTACCATCGAATAGATGGCCATATCTCCAAAGACTAATCGGTCACCGCTTTTTAACGGTTCGTCAAAGGAATAATCGCCGATGACATCGCCAGCGAGACAAGTTTGTCCACCTAACCGATACGTATAGGCTTTTTCACCTGCTTCTCCTGAACCAAAAAGGGGAGGGCGGTATGGCATTTCAAGAACGTCCGGCATGTGACAAGAAGCAGAAGTATCTAGAATAGCAATATCCATGCCGTTTTGAGTCGTATCAAGAACAGAGGTGACGAGGTAGCCGGCATTGAGTGCAACGGCTTCACCTGGTTCAAGGTAAACCTCAAGTCCATAGACATCCTGCATTCTTTTAATACATTTCTCTAAACGAGGGATGTCATAATCCTCACGTGTTATGTGGTGGCCACCGCCAAAGTTAATCCATTCCATTTGGGAGAACCACTTTCCAAACTTTTCTTCTACTGCATTTAAAGTGGTTTCCAAGTCATCAGAATTTTGTTGGCATAGCGTGTGGAAGTGAAGACCGGAAATGCCTTCCAATAAATCAGGACGGAAATGTTCAACCGTCACGCCGAACCGAGA
This region includes:
- a CDS encoding CidB/LrgB family autolysis modulator, yielding MILGILSLLGTIGIYYGAKKLYQHKAKIYLTPLLITPIILIALILFTHLPFQEYNAGGKWLTYLLQPATIAFAVPLYKNFDILKKHIIEILIGVAFGSGVAMVSSLMFSKWLHLSSAVSDSVIPRSVTTPIAMNISEYIGGVPTITAVVVIMTGILGSIIGPYIIRWLRIDNEIARGVLFGTAAHGAGTSKAFELSPVTGTISSISMILAALFTLCVAPLVF
- a CDS encoding CidA/LrgA family holin-like protein, which codes for MKWLKTVLQIAFLIIITILMNTVTHLLHLPIPGSILGIIVLFILLKTKILPLKWIESGASFLLAELLLFFIPSAVGVVNYKQLLIHSGLQVIALVIVSTGLVMAGAGLVVSIIASRKERKSLS
- a CDS encoding LysR family transcriptional regulator — protein: MDIRHLIYFLEVAHRESFTKAANHLFVTQPTISKMVKNLEDEFGVELFDRTGKRVQLTDAGHIILKHAEKIIHSFQNMTHALDDLRDLKTGSVRIGLPPMIGSRFFPKIIGGFREQFPGITIQLVENGAKKVEEEVGRGLLDIGVILLPTDEELFNTYSFVKEELRLIVHPSHPLSGRKVVKLSELKEDPFILFREDFALHDRIINACLSVGFQPVIASESSQWDLISEMVAANLGIALLPETICAGLDPLRVKSMRLIDPIILWQLAIVWRKDHYLPFAAREWIRYNKTILKEV
- the nspC gene encoding carboxynorspermidine decarboxylase; protein product: MKFEQLPTPCYVVDEGLLEKNLKILHGVIERTGCKIVLAQKAFSMSTLYPLIGDYLSGTTASGLYEARLGHEAMGKENHVFSPAYREDEIDEIISICDHVIFNSFSQVEKFKDKVLAAGKKVGLRINPECSTQIGHAIYDPCSPGSRFGVTVEHFRPDLLEGISGLHFHTLCQQNSDDLETTLNAVEEKFGKWFSQMEWINFGGGHHITREDYDIPRLEKCIKRMQDVYGLEVYLEPGEAVALNAGYLVTSVLDTTQNGMDIAILDTSASCHMPDVLEMPYRPPLFGSGEAGEKAYTYRLGGQTCLAGDVIGDYSFDEPLKSGDRLVFGDMAIYSMVKNTTFNGMPLPAIAIQDKDGDCKVVQQFGYQDFKMRLA